The Populus trichocarpa isolate Nisqually-1 chromosome 2, P.trichocarpa_v4.1, whole genome shotgun sequence genome has a window encoding:
- the LOC7468778 gene encoding trihelix transcription factor GT-2 — protein MIGDSSVQATSSDVAATATRVATEGGEGGGGGGFGSNSAEEDKTMGADHEGNRMNYGANRWPRQETLALLKIRSDMDAVFRDSGLKGPLWEEVSRKLAELGYHRSAKKCKEKFENVYKYHKRTKEGRTGKSEGKSYKFFDELEAFQNHPPHSTQPPTLTPPPLPPPNAQTASATITTLPWTNNNTAIVSHATVPSRTNPMDIMSQSIATPTNNRAISPMPISSNPINPSQNAYPSSLQNLTTHLLASSSPSSTASDEELEVSYKKRKRESNWKDFFERLTRDVIKKQEDLQEKFLETIEKYEHERMAREEAWRMQEMARINREHETLIQERSTAAAKDAAVVAFLQKISGQQNSVQTQEIPQPTTTPTAPPPQPLQLRPPPTSLAPVAKLEVPKRDNGYNFTVSSSSRWPKVEVQALINLRANLDVKYQENGAKGPLWEDISAGMQKLGYNRSAKRCKEKWENINKYFKKVKESNKKRPEDSKTCPYFDQLDALYKEKNKMEITVNSDYAVKPTSTMDQPLMVRPEQQWPFQQATQPQTIIEDNERNINIDHNIEDDDDDDVVVDDDDVDTDEEDEGGGFEVVANKSAPLVNGDQ, from the exons ATGATCGGTGATTCAAGTGTGCAAGCAACCTCTAGTGATGTTGCGGCCACAGCTACCAGGGTCGCCACTGAAGGTGGTgagggtggtggtggaggtggtttTGGTTCAAATTCAGCTGAAGAAGATAAGACTATGGGGGCTGATCATGAAGGTAACCGGATGAATTATGGTGCAAACCGGTGGCCTAGGCAAGAGACTTTGGCCTTACTGAAGATAAGGTCCGATATGGATGCAGTGTTTCGTGACTCAGGTCTAAAAGGTCCGTTATGGGAAGAGGTTTCCAG GAAACTAGCAGAGCTTGGTTATCATCGGAGTGCCAAGAAATGCAAGGAGAAATTCGAGAACGTGTACAAATACCACAAGCGAACCAAAGAAGGCCGAACAGGTAAATCCGAAGGAAAATCTTACAAGTTTTTTGATGAATTAGAAGCTTTCCAAAATCATCCTCCACATTCAACACAACCGCCAACATTGACGCCGCCGCCGCTGCCACCACCAAATGCTCAAACTGCATCTGCAACAATTACCACATTGCCATGGACTAATAACAACACCGCTATCGTCTCTCATGCTACTGTTCCATCAAGAACAAACCCTATGGATATCATGTCACAAAGCATTGCTACACCAACCAACAACCGTGCAATTAGTCCGATGCCAATATCTTCAAATCCCATAAATCCTTCTCAAAATGCTTACCCATCTTCTTTGCAAAACCTCACTACACATCTTTTGGCTAGTTCTAGTCCATCATCAACAGCATCAGATGAAGAGTTGGAAGTAAGTtataagaagagaaagagagagagcaactGGAAGGACTTTTTTGAGAGGCTAACGAGGGATGTCATCAAGAAGCAAGAGGATTTGCAGGAGAAATTCTTGGAAACGATTGAGAAATACGAGCATGAAAGAATGGCACGCGAAGAGGCATGGAGAATGCAAGAGATGGCAAGAATCAATAGAGAACATGAAACTTTAATCCAAGAACGATCCACGGCAGCAGCAAAAGATGCTGCAGTTGTTGCCTTCTTGCAAAAGATATCGGGACAGCAAAACTCAGTTCAAACACAAGAAATCCCACAACCAACAACAACTCCAACAGCACCTCCGCCACAGCCATTACAGCTTAGGCCACCACCCACCAGTCTCGCACCGGTTGCAAAATTGGAGGTTCCAAAAAGGGATAATGGATATAATTTTACTGTATCAAGCTCTTCTAGATGGCCAAAAGTAGAAGTTCAAGCTCTTATTAATCTCAGAGCCAATCTTGATGTTAAGTATCAAGAAAATGGAGCTAAAGGGCCTTTATGGGAGGATATTTCAGCTGGAATGCAAAAGCTTGGATATAATAGGAGTGCAAAGAGATGCAAAGAGAAATGGGAGAATATAAACAAGTATTTCAAGAAAGTAAAAGAGAGCAACAAGAAGAGGCCTGAAGATTCAAAAACATGTCCATACTTCGACCAGCTCGATGCTCTATacaaggagaaaaataaaatggaaattaCAGTCAACTCAGATTATGCTGTCAAGCCAACTAGCACAATGGATCAGCCACTAATGGTACGACCAGAACAACAATGGCCTTTTCAACAAGCAACCCAGCCTCAGACAATCATTGAAGATAACGAAAGAAATATTAACATCGATCACAatattgaagatgatgatgatgatgatgttgttgttgatgatgatgatgtagatACTGATGAAGAGGATGAGGGAGGTGGCTTTGAGGTAGTAGCAAACAAATCAGCTCCCTTGGTCAATGGTGATCAGTAA
- the LOC7468780 gene encoding trihelix transcription factor DF1, with translation MLGDSSSVLATTTTTLAASGGGGVGNREAPPLTGGHHEGRNIDVGGEDDKGVIEGHRGIGGNRWPRQETMALLKIRSDMDVAFRDASVKGPLWEDVSRKLAELGYNRSAKKCKEKFENVYKYHKRTKDGRSGKQEGKTYRFFDQLEAFQSHPPSLSSPLPPQPTKPHIPPANTIAMPVVNPSPNVVGTSRNTVPSTAAATLATNTSQGIVTSAINLAVPPFPSTDPTICPPSQATNPTNHPRTNIPSSFPNFSSDLNSNSTSSSTSSDVELQGRRKRKRKWKDFFERLMTEVIQKQEETQNKFLEAIAKRENERMVREESWRMQEMARINREREISAQERSIAATKDAAVMAFLQKLSEQQNPGQVQNNPPPTQPPPPALPPISQQTPTPTPPPPLPVAQVPPPQPVANLDIMKSDNGDQNFMSASSSRWPKVEVEALIGLRTNLDCKYQENGPKGPLWEEISAGMRKLGYNRNAKRCKEKWENINKYFKKVKESSKKRPEDSKTCPYFHQLDALYKEKNKIDGPSNSTNHMKPQNSVPLMVLAEQQWPPAQQEHRPDSMMGDLESDDNQNQEDGDDKFMDDEDEDEASGYEIVANKQTSMNTAG, from the exons ATGCTAGGGGACTCAAGTAGTGTGCTagcaaccacaacaacaacccTTGCTGCtagtggtggtggaggagtAGGTAACAGGGAAGCTCCTCCGTTAACCGGTGGCCATCATGAAGGCAGAAACATTGATGTTGGAGGTGAAGATGATAAAGGAGTTATTGAAGGTCACCGGGGTATCGGAGGTAACCGGTGGCCAAGACAAGAGACTATGGCACTCTTAAAAATACGGTCCGATATGGATGTTGCGTTTCGTGATGCTAGTGTTAAAGGCCCTTTATGGGAGGATGTTTCCAG GAAGCTAGCAGAGCTTGGTTATAATCGAAGTGCCAAGAAGTGCAAAGAGAAATTCGAGAACGTGTACAAGTACCACAAGAGAACCAAAGATGGCCGAAGTGGTAAACAAGAAGGCAAGACTTACaggttttttgatcaattagaAGCTTTCCAAAGTCACCCCCCTTCACTATCATCGCCGCTGCCGCCACAACCAACCAAGCCTCATATTCCACCAGCCAACACAATAGCAATGCCTGTGGTTAATCCCTCTCCTAATGTTGTTGGGACTTCTCGCAATACTGTTCCATCAACAGCAGCTGCCACCCTTGCTACAAACACGTCTCAAGGCATTGTCACTTCAGCTATAAATCTTGCAGTTCCTCCATTTCCTTCAACAGACCCTACAATCTGCCCCCCGTCACAAGCAACAAACCCTACAAATCATCCTCGAACTAATATTCCATCTTCTTTTCCAAACTTTTCCTCAGATCTCAACTCCAATTCCACTTCTTCATCAACATCCTCGGACGTGGAACTGCAAGGGCGTCGTAAGAGGAAAAGGAAATGGAAGGACTTTTTTGAAAGGCTAATGACGGAAGTGATCCAGAAGCAAGAGGAGACGCAGAATAAGTTCTTGGAAGCAATTGCGAAACGCGAAAATGAAAGAATGGTCAGAGAAGAATCCTGGAGAATGCAAGAAATGGCCAGAATCAATAGAGAGCGCGAGATCTCAGCCCAGGAAAGATCCATAGCTGCAACTAAAGATGCTGCAGTAATGGCATTTTTGCAAAAATTATCTGAACAACAAAATCCGGGTCAAGTACAAAATAATCCGCCCCCAACACAGCCGCCGCCACCAGCGCTCCCTCCGATATCACAGCAAACACCAACACCTACGCCACCGCCGCCACTGCCAGTGGCACAAGTGCCACCACCACAACCGGTGGCTAATCTGGACATAATGAAATCAGATAATGGGGATCAGAATTTTATGTCAGCAAGCTCTTCAAGATGGCCTAAAGTAGAAGTTGAAGCTTTAATCGGGCTAAGGACTAATCTTGATTGCAAGTACCAAGAAAATGGACCCAAAGGGCCACTATGGGAGGAGATCTCAGCTGGGATGAGAAAGCTTGGTTACAATCGCAATGCAAAACGATGCAAAGAGAAGTGGGAGAATATCAATAAGTACTTCAAGAAAGTGAAAGAGAGTAGCAAGAAAAGGCCTGAGGACTCGAAAACATGTCCGTACTTTCACCAACTTGATGCTTTATACAAGGAGAAAAACAAGATTGATGGTCCGTCCAATAGTACTAATCATATGAAACCTCAAAATTCAGTGCCTTTGATGGTACTCGCTGAGCAACAATGGCCTCCCGCTCAACAAGAACATAGACCTGATTCAATGATGGGGGATTTAGAAAGTGATGATAATCAAAATCAGGAGGACGGAGATGACAAGTTTatggatgatgaagatgaagatgaagctAGTGGCTATGAAATTgtagcaaacaaacaaacatcaaTGAACACAGCCGGGTGA